A section of the Anabaena cylindrica PCC 7122 genome encodes:
- a CDS encoding vWA domain-containing protein, with protein MKVNLQPTLNDANLDANQASSQRQLAVSISAVGETLDRSVSLNLCLILDHSGSMRGRSLETVKKAASLLVDRLSADDRLSIVAFDHRAKVLVPNQVITDREQIKQQINRLSADGGTAIDEGLRVGIEELAKGKKETVSHAFLLTDGENEHGDNDRCLKFAQLAASYNLTLNTLGFGDNWNQDILEKIADAGLGNLSHIEQPDQAMDKFSRLFTRMQTVGLTNAYLLFSLMPNVRLAELKPVAQVAPDTIELPVQPDADGRFLVRLGDLMKDVERVILANIYLGQLPEGKQAIANVQVRYDDPAQNQTGLFSLNMPVYANVGRIYQPSANPEVQQSILALAKYRQTQLAEAKLQQGDRAGAATMLQTAAKTALQMGDASGATVLQTNATRLQAGEELSESDRKKTRIVSKTVLQDAPPK; from the coding sequence ATGAAAGTTAATTTGCAGCCTACTCTAAATGATGCTAATTTAGACGCGAATCAAGCCAGCAGTCAACGTCAGTTGGCAGTTTCGATTTCTGCTGTTGGCGAAACTCTAGATCGCAGTGTGTCATTAAATTTATGCTTAATTCTCGATCATAGTGGTTCGATGCGGGGGCGATCGCTCGAAACTGTGAAAAAAGCAGCTTCTTTGCTGGTTGATCGCCTCAGTGCTGATGATCGTCTGAGTATTGTTGCTTTTGATCACCGTGCTAAAGTTTTAGTCCCTAATCAGGTGATTACAGATCGAGAACAGATCAAACAGCAAATTAATCGCTTATCTGCCGATGGTGGGACGGCGATTGATGAGGGTCTACGGGTGGGGATTGAGGAATTAGCCAAAGGCAAAAAAGAAACTGTTTCCCACGCCTTTTTGCTAACTGATGGCGAAAATGAACATGGTGACAACGATCGCTGTTTGAAATTTGCCCAATTGGCAGCCAGCTATAATTTGACTTTGAATACATTGGGTTTTGGTGACAATTGGAATCAGGATATTTTAGAAAAAATAGCTGATGCTGGTCTGGGGAATTTGTCACATATTGAACAACCAGATCAAGCTATGGATAAGTTCAGTCGCTTGTTCACCCGGATGCAAACAGTGGGATTGACTAACGCTTATCTGCTCTTTTCACTGATGCCAAATGTGCGATTAGCGGAACTTAAACCCGTCGCCCAAGTTGCCCCGGATACCATTGAATTACCAGTACAACCAGATGCTGATGGACGTTTTCTGGTGCGTTTGGGAGATTTAATGAAGGATGTGGAACGGGTGATTTTGGCTAATATTTATTTGGGACAGTTGCCCGAAGGTAAACAGGCGATCGCTAATGTACAAGTCCGCTACGATGACCCCGCCCAGAACCAAACCGGATTATTTTCTCTGAATATGCCAGTATATGCAAATGTAGGGCGAATTTACCAACCATCTGCCAATCCCGAAGTGCAACAGTCTATTTTGGCTTTAGCCAAGTATCGCCAAACCCAGTTGGCAGAAGCGAAATTACAACAGGGTGATCGCGCTGGGGCAGCGACAATGCTACAAACGGCTGCTAAAACGGCTTTGCAAATGGGAGATGCCAGTGGAGCAACGGTATTGCAAACTAACGCCACACGCTTGCAAGCAGGGGAAGAGTTATCAGAAAGCGATCGCAAAAAAACCAGAATTGTCTCAAAAACTGTGTTGCAGGATGCTCCTCCTAAATGA
- a CDS encoding vWA domain-containing protein: protein MKVQLLSALNDTNVDAAQLSNQRQLAISISAIADQLDQSLPLNLCLILDKSGSMHGEAIDTVIQAVEQLLAQLKPGDRISIVAFAGTSEVIIPNQIVSDIDSIKAKLKNKLKASGGTVIAEALSLGITELLKGTKGAVSQAFLLTDGRGDGGLKIWKWEIGPNDHKRCLELAQKATRVNLTINTFGFGNEWNQDLLEKIADAGGGSLAYIERPEQAVDQFGSLFKRIQSVGLTNAHLLLSLVPSVRLAELKPIAQVAPETIELSVETEANGSFIVRLGDLMKDAERVVLTNIYLGQLPEGKQVIGHIQIRYDNPAENKEGLLSPLLPVYANVTKAYQPAVNPQVIQSILVLAKYRQTQVAETKLEQGDRAGAVTMLQTAAKTALQIGDTGAATVLQSNATRLQAGEELSESDRKKTRIVSKTILRE from the coding sequence ATGAAAGTTCAATTACTGTCGGCACTAAATGACACTAATGTTGATGCGGCTCAATTGAGTAACCAGCGTCAACTAGCCATTTCTATTTCGGCAATTGCCGATCAACTTGACCAAAGTTTACCGCTGAATTTATGCCTGATTTTGGATAAAAGTGGTTCCATGCATGGGGAAGCTATTGATACTGTAATTCAGGCAGTAGAACAATTATTAGCTCAACTCAAGCCAGGCGATCGCATCTCTATCGTCGCTTTTGCTGGTACTTCTGAGGTCATTATCCCCAACCAAATTGTCTCAGATATCGACAGCATCAAAGCCAAGTTAAAGAATAAGCTCAAGGCTTCTGGAGGTACAGTCATTGCTGAAGCTTTGTCTTTGGGAATTACAGAACTACTCAAAGGCACAAAAGGCGCTGTTTCCCAAGCATTTCTACTCACAGATGGCCGTGGTGACGGTGGTTTAAAAATCTGGAAGTGGGAAATTGGCCCCAATGACCACAAACGCTGTCTGGAACTTGCACAAAAAGCAACTAGAGTCAACCTGACAATCAACACTTTCGGATTTGGCAATGAATGGAACCAGGATTTGCTAGAAAAGATTGCCGATGCAGGTGGTGGTAGTCTGGCTTATATTGAGCGTCCAGAACAAGCTGTAGACCAATTTGGCAGCTTGTTTAAACGAATTCAGTCTGTGGGGTTAACCAATGCCCATTTGTTGCTGTCCCTAGTCCCTAGTGTCCGACTCGCAGAACTCAAACCCATTGCCCAAGTTGCCCCAGAAACCATTGAGTTATCAGTGGAAACAGAAGCGAATGGTAGCTTTATTGTCCGCTTGGGAGATTTAATGAAAGATGCAGAACGGGTAGTTTTGACGAATATTTATTTAGGACAGTTGCCAGAAGGCAAACAAGTGATTGGACATATCCAAATTCGCTACGATAACCCAGCAGAAAATAAAGAAGGTTTACTTTCCCCTCTGTTACCTGTCTATGCCAATGTGACTAAGGCTTATCAACCTGCTGTTAATCCCCAGGTGATACAGTCGATTTTGGTATTAGCTAAATATCGTCAAACTCAGGTAGCAGAGACAAAATTGGAACAAGGCGATCGCGCTGGTGCGGTGACAATGCTGCAAACAGCTGCTAAAACTGCCTTGCAAATCGGAGATACAGGTGCAGCCACCGTGTTGCAATCAAACGCCACACGTCTGCAAGCTGGTGAAGAACTCTCGGAGAGCGATCGCAAAAAAACCAGAATTGTCTCAAAAACAATTTTACGAGAATAA
- a CDS encoding antibiotic biosynthesis monooxygenase, translating into METAQDEQLVTVVISQLVKPGNEMAFEAWVKDITTVARTYTGHLGTNVIRPQPGVRNEYVMIIRFDSYENWKTWMTSGDRQYWLTQAKPLVESDPHIQEISGLEAWFSIPGQPLKTPPRYKTALLTWAVVYILINLLSVFLSPLLRSLPPLIISLIISAIMVVMLTYIIMPRVTRLFSFWLYPKSKV; encoded by the coding sequence ATGGAAACAGCACAAGATGAGCAATTAGTCACGGTTGTAATTTCGCAACTCGTCAAACCAGGCAATGAAATGGCTTTTGAAGCTTGGGTGAAAGATATTACAACTGTAGCCAGAACCTATACAGGTCATTTGGGTACAAATGTGATTCGTCCTCAACCTGGTGTCAGAAATGAATATGTGATGATTATTCGATTTGATAGTTATGAAAATTGGAAAACATGGATGACATCAGGCGATCGCCAATACTGGCTTACTCAAGCCAAACCTTTGGTAGAATCTGACCCCCATATCCAGGAAATCAGCGGCTTAGAAGCTTGGTTTTCTATTCCTGGTCAACCTTTAAAAACACCACCACGCTATAAAACTGCATTACTTACCTGGGCAGTTGTTTACATATTAATTAATCTTTTGAGTGTCTTTCTTAGTCCTTTACTTCGTAGTTTACCTCCGCTGATTATTTCCTTAATTATTTCCGCTATTATGGTGGTAATGCTGACTTATATCATCATGCCCAGAGTGACTCGTTTGTTTAGCTTTTGGCTATATCCCAAATCAAAAGTTTAG
- a CDS encoding SMP-30/gluconolactonase/LRE family protein has protein sequence MQNSTVLPPIYTHTPVKLVPAQVISTFPVNTFLENLVIAPDGSILVTNHEIGEIVRILPDGSQHIHASVEGKVSGLAFTTNGGLIATGWNADSVSAVFHITADGVVETLVTLPDAIFPNGITPMSDTKYLMADSYRGAIWLIDIAQNSASIWLEHPLLARNSAESIIPAVNGLKWFNEYLYVSNTDQQLLLRIAIDKANVPSEPEILVKQTNIDDFAFDVEGNLYGATHVYNSVVRIAPDGTTTIIAQSEQNVIGSTAVAFGQLESDAFGERSDRTAIYVVTNGGMFLPPPTGVVAATVVRLEVGKAGYQR, from the coding sequence ATGCAGAACTCAACAGTATTACCGCCAATTTACACCCATACCCCAGTTAAATTAGTCCCAGCCCAAGTTATTTCCACATTCCCAGTTAACACCTTTCTAGAAAATCTTGTCATCGCTCCAGATGGAAGTATTTTGGTGACTAATCATGAAATAGGTGAAATTGTTCGGATTTTACCAGATGGTAGCCAACATATTCATGCCAGTGTAGAAGGTAAGGTCAGTGGTTTAGCCTTCACTACTAATGGTGGTCTGATAGCAACTGGATGGAATGCTGATTCTGTATCTGCGGTTTTTCACATAACAGCCGATGGTGTTGTGGAAACTTTGGTAACTTTGCCAGATGCGATTTTCCCTAATGGCATCACACCAATGTCTGATACAAAGTACTTAATGGCAGATTCCTATCGGGGGGCAATCTGGCTGATTGATATTGCCCAAAACAGTGCTTCAATTTGGTTAGAACACCCTTTGTTAGCTCGCAACAGTGCAGAAAGCATAATTCCTGCCGTCAACGGTTTGAAGTGGTTTAATGAGTATCTCTATGTTTCAAATACTGACCAACAGCTATTGTTAAGAATTGCCATTGACAAAGCAAATGTTCCTAGTGAACCGGAAATTTTAGTGAAGCAGACGAATATTGATGATTTTGCCTTTGATGTGGAGGGCAATCTTTACGGGGCAACTCACGTTTATAACAGTGTAGTCAGGATTGCTCCCGATGGCACGACAACTATTATTGCTCAATCTGAACAAAATGTAATTGGTAGTACAGCAGTCGCTTTTGGTCAACTAGAGAGCGATGCCTTCGGCGAGCGCAGCGATCGCACTGCTATCTATGTTGTCACAAATGGTGGTATGTTTTTGCCACCTCCCACAGGTGTCGTAGCGGCTACAGTTGTCCGGCTTGAGGTTGGAAAAGCTGGATATCAAAGGTGA
- a CDS encoding DUF3134 family protein, which yields MLNGPLHEQPRNQRATVIRTSHEFILLEWLKSTGRLIPREPSETGNLREVEENSEIIDLDDLPYDNDDDDSDVELED from the coding sequence ATGCTTAATGGCCCTTTGCATGAACAACCTCGTAACCAACGAGCTACCGTAATTCGTACAAGTCATGAATTTATTCTTCTGGAATGGCTGAAGTCTACTGGACGGTTAATACCTCGTGAACCATCTGAAACAGGGAATCTTCGTGAAGTAGAAGAAAATTCTGAAATCATCGACCTCGATGATCTTCCCTATGATAATGATGATGATGACTCAGATGTAGAGTTAGAAGATTAA
- the leuD gene encoding 3-isopropylmalate dehydratase small subunit yields MVSEVKQISGNAVPLIGNDIDTDRIIPARYLKAVTFDGLGTGVFIDDRKALNGQHPFDQTQYQGAKILIVNRNFGCGSSREHAPQALAKWGIKALIGESFAEIFFGNCVAMGIPCVTADAATVKQLQDLVTANSQTSVSIDLENLQVKIGDFTSPVVMNEGTRSTFVSGTWDACGQLVENVEKVRATAAKLPYIGWRKLAVK; encoded by the coding sequence ATGGTAAGTGAAGTAAAACAAATATCTGGTAATGCCGTCCCCCTCATCGGTAACGACATTGATACTGACCGAATCATCCCCGCCCGCTACTTAAAAGCTGTCACATTTGACGGTTTAGGTACAGGAGTATTTATTGATGACCGGAAAGCCTTAAACGGTCAACACCCCTTTGACCAAACCCAGTATCAAGGGGCAAAAATCTTAATAGTTAACCGGAATTTTGGCTGTGGTTCTTCACGGGAACACGCGCCCCAAGCCTTAGCTAAATGGGGAATAAAAGCCCTGATTGGTGAAAGCTTTGCGGAAATCTTTTTTGGTAATTGTGTCGCCATGGGTATACCTTGTGTTACAGCTGATGCAGCTACAGTCAAACAACTGCAAGATTTAGTAACAGCAAATTCTCAAACATCTGTTAGCATAGATTTAGAAAATTTACAAGTAAAAATTGGTGATTTTACGTCCCCAGTTGTGATGAATGAAGGGACGAGAAGCACCTTTGTGTCTGGTACTTGGGATGCTTGCGGTCAATTAGTAGAAAATGTTGAAAAAGTGCGGGCAACTGCGGCGAAATTGCCGTACATTGGTTGGCGTAAGTTAGCAGTAAAGTAA